CGATGAATTTACTTGTTCAAATCGATATTTTTAATGCGACCGAAATTATGTGGGATTGGAGCCAATTTATTGAAGAAGATTCAGAGGTTGGCCGACTATTCAAAGCATTGATAGGTTATGAAGCGCGCCCTTCGCAAATGGAAGTGGTGTGTTATTTACTCTTTAGTTTAACTCCGGTAATGATGTTATGGCGAAAAACAATGGATCCCCGTCCAGAGGTGTTGCAATGAAAGTGCTGAGGTGGTGCTACTCGCTTTTGCTATTAAATATAAGCTCAATCGCTTTAGCAGACGGAATGGTGGTTGATAAAGTTTATCACCCTTATGTAATGCCTAACGAGCAAGAAGTCGAATGGCGTTTGTTATCAAGACAAAACGATGAGGCAAATTTTTTATTTCAGCGCCTCGGTTATGGTTATGCGGTAACCGATAATGTTGCAATTGAAGGCTATTTAATCGGCCAAAGGGATCATGGTGATGATTATGGTCTTCATGCTTATGAATTGGAGGTTCGTTGGCAATTGGTTGAACAAGGGCAGTATTGGGCAGATTGGGGGGCTTTATTTGAATTAGAAAAACAACACCAAGTTGATAACTGGGAGTTGTCCTCAGGTTTATTGTTTGAAAAAGAGATTTATCAAACCAGTCTGACGATGAATTTATTCTTGATTTATGAATGGGGTGAAACCATTCAAGAAGAAATAGAAACCGAATTTAGAGCGCAATACCGTTATCGTTGGTTACCGCAATTTCAACCCTCAATTGAACTCTATATGGGGGAGGATTTTATCGGCATTGGGCCTGGTTTTATGGGATTACAACGTTTTAGCGGATTAAAGCAATTAAAGTGGGAAGCTGGGTTTATCAGTGAGCTTGGCCATCAAGGTAAAGATCACAGTTTTAGAATTGCATTGGAATACGAGTTTTAATAAGTTTAAGTTCTGAATAAGAGATTTATTGTTCAGTATTTTAAGGTTGTTCAAAACAGTAGCTCTGCGTTTTGCATAAGTTATAAGCGTATCGTCTTAATAAAAAAACACCGAACTTACGGTGTTTTTTTATATTTAACCTCATTATTAATAAAATATTTTCCAACGCATTGAATTAAAGGAATATTTAAGTGATTTATCTCGTTCCTGAGATAGATTTATTATCCTGTATTGAGGTTATTTAGATGTAGTTTAAACAAGTCTTTTTTTTTCCTCTTCACATAACTTGTGTGTACTTATTGCTAGGATTTTGTCATTTGTCAGATTTGAGTCATGGTTTATTGATAGGTGTTCGATACTGTTATTTTAGCTGCAACATAAATATTTTTTGCTTTAATAAACGGATAGTTAGAAGTTTATGCAAGCATTACGAATAGAAAACCACTTTTTAATAAAAATTGGTTCAAGTCATATTTGACTTCACTGGTGATAAGCGATATTGCTTGGTCTAGCGAAAAAGAGACGTTTTTAGTCGAAGATAAAATCGATAAATTTCAGTCTAAACTTTTTATTAACTAATTGATTTAAATTAAATTAGTTATTTTTAAATTTAAAACGCATTATTTAAAAGTATTAATAAACAAAGCTTGTTTAGCCCGTTTGTAACTTTCATGGCATAAAATTAATTTGTTTTATGTTTGCATAATTAGTCGTGAAGAGCAGATTAAATTGTTTCGTTATTTTTAAATGATGCGCATATTTGGAGAAAAGTATGAAGCGTAATTGGCAAGAAGTTAAAACAAAGTTTTCACAATGTTTATGTCCACCAGGTAATGGTGTCTTTACTGTCAATACAGCACAAGAGCGAAAAGCTGCTTTGCATCAAACTTTATTTGGCCAAACTGACAATATTCAAGCGCTATGGCTTGATTCTTTAGACACATTACCACAAAGCACTCACAAAGCCGTGATGCTCGGCATTAGCTCCGATTGTGGCGGGGGTATTTTACGTGGTGCAAACTGGGGGCCGCTATTTTTGCGCAGTACCCTAATGGAGCAACAGCCTAATTCGGTGAGTTTTGATTTGGGCGATATTCGAGTCATTCCTCATTTATTGCACGATAAGTATCTAAATGATGCCACGATTGAAAATTGTCAAAAAGCGCTTTATCAGAGTACTGACGCTGCATATCCAGTGAGTCCACTTTCTATCACCGAAGATATCTGCGATGATTTTTATGATCAATTCCCAGAAAAAGGGATATTTGGTATTGGTGGCGATCACTCTATTAGCTACCCGTTAACTAAAGCATATTTAAAAGCAAAACGTGAGCGCGGCATTCGTACTGCTATTATTCATTTTGATGCGCATACCGATTTACTGGTAGAACGCTTGGGAATAGATTTGTGTTTTGGTTCTTGGTGCACTCACATACTTGAGTATTTACCTGCACCACAGTATTTAATTCAATTTGGTATTCGTTCAAGCGGAAAGCCAAAAGCGCATTGGGAATCGACATTTGGCATTAAACAGCACTGGGCAAATGAAATTCGTGAGCGCGGTGCTGCCGCAATTGTTGCACAAGTGATTACACAACTAAAAGCTGACAAGGTCGATGAGCTTTATGTGAGTTTTGATATTGATGCACTCGATGCCTCTTTTGCTTCTGCGACTGGTACACCTGAATACGATGGTATGACACCAGACGAAGCATTACTGATTTTAGCTGAACTGGCTAAGGAGTTTCCAATTACAGGTGCTGATATGATGGAAATTGCACCATTTACAGACAGTTCATTACAAGGAAAAGTCAGTTCAGATAATACGCTACGTGAAGGCGCAAAAATTTCAGCCTTTTTAATCGATGCAATGAATAAATAACTATGAAAAAGCAAAGTCCGTTAATACAAACAATTAAAGAATTACTCAAAAATGAGCAAGTTAGAAGCCATTATGAGCTTTCCTATTATTTGGCTGAACGTGGCTTTGATAATGTAAGCCAACCGCAAATATCACGGATCCTAAATCAATTAGGCGCCGTGAGTATTAAAAATGCACAAGGGCAGGCTGTTTATGTCTTACAGCGAGAATTAATGATGCCAACACTTGATACCGAAGTGGGGGAGCTTGTCATTGAAGTGCACCACAATGAAGCATTAGTTGTGGTGCAAACTCTGCCTGGTGCTGCAGATATTATCTCTAGAGTGCTCGAAAAACAAAGTAAAAAACTCCACATTTTAGCCGCGATTGCAGGTGATGACAGCGTAATGATTTTGCCAAATAAAATAGACGGTATTGACTTGTTAGTTAAAAAAATTAGGCAGATTTTTGCTGTTAACCTCTAAAATACACTGAGAGATATTTAAAATATAAATCAATCTGTTAGAAGGTTGGTTCATTCCTTTGTCTTATTGTTTTTTTCACAATACTCTTCCATACTTGAATACTCGTCTGTTTAACAACAAGTTGTGCCCATTTTTAGTGATTATCGTGTCAAATAATCGTAATTAACGGTTTTTCACGACAAGTTTATTTTAGGGGCTTAGCTTTTTTCTCATATTTCAGGGCTTACTATGCGTCGTAATCAAACAACCATCAATGAAGAAGTTGTTTTTAATGCCAATGAACAATTAATTTCAATCACGGATCCTCGGGGTGTGATCACCTATGCCAATGAAGGCTTTTGTCGCGTAGCAGGTTATACCGCGGATGAATTAATTGGAAAAAATCATAATATTGTCCGCCATCCCGATATGCCTAAAGCCGCTTTTAAAGATTTATGGGATTGTTTAAAAGCTGAAAAACCTTGGCGAGGTGCGGTAAAAAATCGTTGTAAAGATGGCCGTTACTACTGGGTTGATGCGTTTGTGACCCCTATGTATGAAAACAACAAATTGACAGGTTTTCAATCTGTTAGAACGGTACTAAAGCCAGATTTTAAGCGTGCAGCAACCCAGATGTATGCAAATCTGCAGGCAGATAAAAGTGGTTTACCTAAATTAACCTTAATGCAAAAACATACCTTGTGTGTATTACTCAGTGCATTAGTTGTGTATAGCGCCTTTCACCTCCCCTGGCTTATGCTGTGCTTACCTGTAATTTTTTATCTCATTTATCAACAAGAGGTTTTTAAAACCCCGCATTATTTTAATCAATTAGCGCATCGCTATGACAGTGTATCTCGATTTATTTTTAGCGGTGACAGCGCCCATAGCTTTGCTGATTTTCACATCAAAATTAATGAAGCGAAAGTAAATACCATTTTGGGTCGATTAGAAGATAATGCCGCTAAATTGCGCAGCGCAACAGAGTTATTAAACAATGCGGCAAATTCGACTATTGCAGGGGTACAAGATGAATCGGATCAGTTGCATCAAGTATCAAGTGCGGTTGAAGAAATGGTCGCCACAATTACAGAAGTCGCCAGCAATACGGTAACTACAGCCGAAAAGTCTAAATCTGCACAAGCGTCTTGTAATACCGCAAAGCTCTCGATGACAAAAACCATGAGCCAAGTATCGGCACTCGCTGTTGAAGTTGCAAAGTCTGCAAATTCAGCTCAGCAACTTTCTGAGGAAGCTGAGAAAATTGGTGGAATAATGCAAGAAATCCAAGGAATTGCAGACCAAACAAATTTACTTGCTCTTAATGCTGCAATAGAAGCAGCACGAGCAGGCGATCATGGTCGAGGTTTTTCAGTGGTAGCAGACGAAGTACGCGCTCTTTCGAGTCGGACACGAAGTGCAACGGAGCAAATACATAGCTCGATCACCGAAATCCAAAATACGTTAATTGCTTGGTCTAAGGTAATGGCTGAAGGAAAGCAATCTGCAGAAAGTTGTGTCGAAGATACTAAGCAGACTCAGATAGTTATTGACTCAGTGTACGATGCGATCAGCGATATTTCTGATTTAGCGATTCAAATTTCAACCGCATCAGAAGAACAAAGTATGGTTGCAGGTGAAATAAGCCAAAATATCTTAAATATTAGTGATTTATCACAAAATAATTTAGTACAAGCAGAATTATTGTTAGCTGAAAATAGTAAAATTGAATCACAAGCACGTGAGTTTGAACGAATTAGACGCTCATTTGAGGCATAATGACACTGTTTTATTAAATCAATCCTGATGATTTTATGAATCGATGGAGTATATCTGTTTACTCAAGCTATACTTTATCGATATTAATTATCAGGTACTTAAACCTGATTGCAACGGATGAGACAGTCAGGTTATGCCTTTTATTCTGGGATTTTTTATTGTTTTTGCTTTGAGTTCATATGCGGAACAACCTTCATCTGAACGGCTTGAAAAGCCACTTATACTTGCTACCACAGCATATATTCCCCCCTATGTAATTGAATCAAATGAAAGAGGCATTCAATTATCAATTATTCGCGGTGCTTTTGATTTAGGACAGTTAGGCGCTTTTAAAGTTGAATTTATGTCGAATAAACGAATGGTTGCCTCATTGCTCAATGGCGAAGTGGATATGACAATTAACGCGCCAGATAATATTGAA
This genomic stretch from Pseudoalteromonas tunicata harbors:
- a CDS encoding arginase family protein produces the protein MKRNWQEVKTKFSQCLCPPGNGVFTVNTAQERKAALHQTLFGQTDNIQALWLDSLDTLPQSTHKAVMLGISSDCGGGILRGANWGPLFLRSTLMEQQPNSVSFDLGDIRVIPHLLHDKYLNDATIENCQKALYQSTDAAYPVSPLSITEDICDDFYDQFPEKGIFGIGGDHSISYPLTKAYLKAKRERGIRTAIIHFDAHTDLLVERLGIDLCFGSWCTHILEYLPAPQYLIQFGIRSSGKPKAHWESTFGIKQHWANEIRERGAAAIVAQVITQLKADKVDELYVSFDIDALDASFASATGTPEYDGMTPDEALLILAELAKEFPITGADMMEIAPFTDSSLQGKVSSDNTLREGAKISAFLIDAMNK
- a CDS encoding arginine repressor, encoding MKKQSPLIQTIKELLKNEQVRSHYELSYYLAERGFDNVSQPQISRILNQLGAVSIKNAQGQAVYVLQRELMMPTLDTEVGELVIEVHHNEALVVVQTLPGAADIISRVLEKQSKKLHILAAIAGDDSVMILPNKIDGIDLLVKKIRQIFAVNL
- a CDS encoding methyl-accepting chemotaxis protein encodes the protein MRRNQTTINEEVVFNANEQLISITDPRGVITYANEGFCRVAGYTADELIGKNHNIVRHPDMPKAAFKDLWDCLKAEKPWRGAVKNRCKDGRYYWVDAFVTPMYENNKLTGFQSVRTVLKPDFKRAATQMYANLQADKSGLPKLTLMQKHTLCVLLSALVVYSAFHLPWLMLCLPVIFYLIYQQEVFKTPHYFNQLAHRYDSVSRFIFSGDSAHSFADFHIKINEAKVNTILGRLEDNAAKLRSATELLNNAANSTIAGVQDESDQLHQVSSAVEEMVATITEVASNTVTTAEKSKSAQASCNTAKLSMTKTMSQVSALAVEVAKSANSAQQLSEEAEKIGGIMQEIQGIADQTNLLALNAAIEAARAGDHGRGFSVVADEVRALSSRTRSATEQIHSSITEIQNTLIAWSKVMAEGKQSAESCVEDTKQTQIVIDSVYDAISDISDLAIQISTASEEQSMVAGEISQNILNISDLSQNNLVQAELLLAENSKIESQAREFERIRRSFEA